The Ziziphus jujuba cultivar Dongzao chromosome 1, ASM3175591v1 genome segment CTCCAAGAAAGCTATTGGCGATGATCACGCCGTCTATTACAATTGAATAGAAACAGTTGTGCTGACGTCTTCTTCAAACTGACTTGCAGAACTCCTAGTGGCACCATGTAATGGTGGGGTCCATCATTTGTTTGATCACCAAATTAACGGTGGCTGGCTGTGAAGATGGTAAAAAGCAAGAGCTGAGATGACATCAAGGTTTAAGAGCCATTATAAATACTCTTTACCAGCCATTCTATATATGTACTCTTTACCACCTCGTACCCACCGTCTTCTCAAATACCACTCAAATACAAAACCATACATCATTTCACAAACAGAAAAAGCtgatttcttttgttattttcttcaaccaattcCACTACCTTCGCAAATATACCATCACAATACTCATTACCTTGTACAACCACACCGCATAGTTTTCTCTccaaattttacatctttttgCTATCATATCCAGCTTGAAAATGTCTACTGGAATCTGTAGAACTCCGGTTTCTGGATCTGGCTATGTTGGCCTGACGACCAACTTTTCTAAACTCCTTCCGGCTAAGGATTTTACTATTGGGTTTTCCAGCAAAATTGCCTCTAGTGGTTTCAGGACTCAGTGTATGCAGGTactgttttttttcccccatctGTTTTATCTAGTAAAACTATTCAAGATCTAAGCATCAGCCTGTTTTCTCAACCCTGTTTGTGTTATGGACTAATTTTACAGACATGGACTCCGATCAACAACACGAAGTTCGAGACACTCTCCTACCTGCCTCCTCTCTCAGATGACTCAGTTGCAAGGGAGGTTGACTACATGCTTAAAAAGGGATGGATCCCTTGTCTCGAGTTTGATGAGGTTGGaggattttacaaaattttagcTTTCTGAAATTTGCATTTAGTCATTGATCATTTTCATGGACACAtgggtttggatttttttttatttttttattttttatttttttgaacagcaaaattttgcaatttatttatttattaaaacttGTTGTGAAGGTGGGGAGAGTGCACAGGGAGAATAGTCGCATTCCAGGCTACTATGATGGAAGGTATTGGACACTGTGGAAGCTGCCAATGTTTGGCTGCACCGACGCCTCTCAGGTACTGAAAGAAATCCATGAGTGCAAAAACACATACCCAAATGCTTATATACGCTGTCTGGCATTTGACAACAAGCACCAAGGTCAGTGCATGGCCTTTCTCATTCAGAAGCCTACCACTAAAAGGGCCTAAGGAATGAGTTTTCTCTCAGTTCCTCTATAGAGccttttggaactttatgttttagatggttgttgttcttgtttctCTTAACTCTTCTGTGGCACGGTTTTTGTTGGTTTACCACTATCTTCGTTGCCTGTTTCAGGAGGATTTTCAATATAATCAGTactctttgttat includes the following:
- the LOC107403244 gene encoding ribulose bisphosphate carboxylase small subunit, chloroplastic 3, giving the protein MSTGICRTPVSGSGYVGLTTNFSKLLPAKDFTIGFSSKIASSGFRTQCMQTWTPINNTKFETLSYLPPLSDDSVAREVDYMLKKGWIPCLEFDEVGRVHRENSRIPGYYDGRYWTLWKLPMFGCTDASQVLKEIHECKNTYPNAYIRCLAFDNKHQGQCMAFLIQKPTTKRA